The following nucleotide sequence is from Agromyces sp. SYSU T00194.
ACGGCCCAGCCGAGCACCGCGCCCGAGACCAGGGCCGCGGCGAGGCCGAGCCAGTAGTTGCCCGTCAGCCCGGTGACGTGGAAGGCCACGTAGCAGGAGACGGTCGCCATCGCGCCCTGCGCGAAGTTGGCGATGCGGGCCGCGCGCCAGATCAGCACCAGCGCCAGCGCGAACGCGGCGAAGACCGCTCCGCGCGCGAGGCCGGTGCCGGCGAGCAGCAGGATCGGGTCGTCCATTCAGAACCCCAGGTAGGCGTGTCGGAGCTGCTCGTCGTCGAGCAGCGCGGCGGACGGGCGGGCGGTCACGACCGAGCCGAGGTTCAGCACGACCCCGGTGTCGGCGACGGAGAGGGCGCTGCGCACGTTCTGCTCGACCAGCAGGATCGACAGGCCCCGCTCGGCGCGCAGGTGCGCGAGCACCCCGAGGATCTCGGCGACGATGCGCGGGGCCAGGCCGAGCGACGGCTCGTCGAGCAGCAGCAGGCGGGGGTGCGCGACGAGTGCGCGGGCGATCGCGAGCATCTGCCGCTCGCCGCCCGAGAGCGCGTGGCCGTGGCTGGTGCGGCGCGCGGCGAGCGCGGGGAAGAGGTCGTACGCGGCGTCGACGTCGGCGCGCAGCTCGCGCCGGTCGCGCCGCCAGAGCCCGCCGAGGCGGAGGTTCTCGTCGACCGTGAGCTCGGCGACCGCGTGCCGCCCCTCGGGCACGTGCACGATGCCGCGGCGGATGCGGTCTTCGACGCGGTCGCCCGCGAGGTCGTGCCCGTCGAAGCGCACGGTGCCCTGCTGCGCGGGCAGCAGGCCCGACAGGGTGCGGAGCAGGGTGGACTTGCCGGCGCCGTTCGCGCCGACCACGGCGACGACCGCGCCCTGCGGCACGGCCAGGTCGACGCCGTGGAGCACCTCGCCCTGCCCGTATCCGGCGACGAGGCCGCTGACCTCGAGCAGGGGCGCGGGCCCGGCTTCGGGGCGCGCGGTGGCGGTGAGCGTGTCGGTCACGCGGCATCCTCTCCCTCGACGTCGACGCCGAGGTACGCGTCGACGACCGCCTGGTCGTCGCGGATCTCGTCGGGCGTGCCCGTCGCGAGCATGCGCCCCGAGTCGAGCACCGCGATGCGGTCGCAGAGCGACATGACCAGGTCGACGTGGTGCTCGACCAGCAGCACCGAGCGGCCGTGCTCGCCGCCGGCGAAGTCGCGCACGAGGGCGGCGAGCTCGTCGATGTCGGCGGCGCCGAGGCCGCCCGCGGGTTCGTCGAGCAGCAGCAGGTGCGGCTCGGAGACGAAGGCGCGGGCCAGGGCGACGCGCTTGCGCTCGGGGTAGGGCAGGGCCTCGGGCATCCGCTCGCCCGCACCGGCGAGGCCGACCCGCTCGAGCGCGGCCTCGGCCCGGGCGGATGCCTCGCGCAGGAAGCGGCTCGACGCGGGGGCGCCGACCAGGCCGGCGCCGGCGCCGGGAGCGTCGTGGCTGAGCCCGGCCATGACGTTCTGGCGCACCGTGAGCCCCGGGAACAGCCCGAGCCCCTGCAGGGTGCGGGCCACGCCGAGGCCGGTGAGGCGGTGCGGGCGAGGGCGGTCGGCGCCCATCACCGTGACGGTGCCGGTGCGGGGGCGCACGATGCCGCAGGCGACGTTGAAGAGGGTCGTCTTCCCGGCGCCGTTCGGCCCGATGAGCCCGACGACCTCGCCCGCGCCGACCGTGAGCGACGCGTCGTCGATGGCGAGGATGCCGCCGAAGCGGACCGTCACGTGGTCGAGCCGCAGGGGGGTGCTGCCGGGCGTCTTCCCGGGGGTCGCGCCCTCGTCGGGGGTGGGTGGAGCGTCGGCGGACATGGGCACCTCGTCGTGTCGCAGGTCGTTGGTGCGGCCACTGTAGCAGAGAAACCGACTGGGCGGTATGTTCCGTGGAGAGCGCTCCCCATCGACCCCGGCCATCGCGGGTCAGTGGTGCGGGAGG
It contains:
- a CDS encoding ABC transporter ATP-binding protein, translating into MTDTLTATARPEAGPAPLLEVSGLVAGYGQGEVLHGVDLAVPQGAVVAVVGANGAGKSTLLRTLSGLLPAQQGTVRFDGHDLAGDRVEDRIRRGIVHVPEGRHAVAELTVDENLRLGGLWRRDRRELRADVDAAYDLFPALAARRTSHGHALSGGERQMLAIARALVAHPRLLLLDEPSLGLAPRIVAEILGVLAHLRAERGLSILLVEQNVRSALSVADTGVVLNLGSVVTARPSAALLDDEQLRHAYLGF
- a CDS encoding ABC transporter ATP-binding protein → MSADAPPTPDEGATPGKTPGSTPLRLDHVTVRFGGILAIDDASLTVGAGEVVGLIGPNGAGKTTLFNVACGIVRPRTGTVTVMGADRPRPHRLTGLGVARTLQGLGLFPGLTVRQNVMAGLSHDAPGAGAGLVGAPASSRFLREASARAEAALERVGLAGAGERMPEALPYPERKRVALARAFVSEPHLLLLDEPAGGLGAADIDELAALVRDFAGGEHGRSVLLVEHHVDLVMSLCDRIAVLDSGRMLATGTPDEIRDDQAVVDAYLGVDVEGEDAA